The proteins below are encoded in one region of Streptomyces sp. NBC_00490:
- a CDS encoding amidohydrolase family protein, with translation MTVDAHHHLWDLSVRDQDWIAEDSPIRRDFTVADLAPEAAAAGVDRTVLVQTVTVAEETPEFLALAAAHDLIAGVVGWTDLTRPDIADELARLKELPGGRYLKGIRHQVQGEPDPEWLLRADVRRGLAAVAAAGLVYDLLVLPHQLPACVKAAAALPQLTFVLDHLGKPSIASGTLEPWAGDLRALAAHPNTVCKLSGMVTEADLAAWTVEDLRPYADVVLDAFGPDRLMFGSDWPVCGLAATYAQVLDAARELVGSPDRRIFETTATRVYDL, from the coding sequence GTGACCGTCGACGCGCACCACCACCTCTGGGACCTGTCGGTGCGCGACCAGGACTGGATCGCCGAGGACAGCCCGATCCGGCGGGACTTCACCGTCGCCGACCTCGCCCCCGAGGCAGCCGCCGCCGGAGTGGACCGGACGGTACTCGTCCAGACGGTCACCGTCGCCGAGGAGACCCCGGAGTTCCTGGCGCTGGCCGCCGCACACGACCTGATCGCCGGTGTCGTCGGCTGGACCGATCTCACCCGTCCCGACATCGCCGACGAACTGGCCCGCCTCAAGGAACTCCCCGGCGGCCGGTACCTCAAGGGCATCCGCCACCAGGTCCAGGGCGAGCCCGACCCGGAGTGGCTGCTGCGGGCGGACGTACGACGGGGTCTCGCCGCCGTGGCCGCGGCAGGCCTCGTCTACGACCTCCTCGTCCTGCCCCACCAGCTGCCCGCCTGCGTCAAAGCCGCCGCCGCACTGCCCCAACTCACCTTTGTCCTGGACCACTTGGGAAAGCCCTCCATCGCCTCCGGCACCCTCGAACCGTGGGCCGGCGACCTCCGCGCCCTCGCCGCGCACCCCAACACGGTCTGCAAGCTCTCCGGCATGGTCACCGAGGCCGACCTCGCCGCCTGGACCGTCGAGGACCTGCGCCCGTACGCCGACGTCGTCCTGGACGCCTTCGGCCCGGACCGTCTGATGTTCGGCTCGGACTGGCCGGTGTGCGGCCTGGCGGCGACCTACGCCCAAGTCCTGGACGCGGCACGGGAACTGGTCGGCTCCCCCGACCGGCGGATCTTCGAGACGACCGCCACCCGGGTCTACGACCTCTGA
- a CDS encoding lipase maturation factor family protein, with protein sequence MDWFTAPDYWLSRLVFQRALAGVYLVAFLTAALQFRALLGARGMLPIPRYVQRVPFKAAPSLFHLHYSDRFFAVCAWSGCAISAALLAGLDSQLPLWGGMVLWLVPWVLYLSIVNVGQTWYSFGWESLLLEVGFLAVFLGNDEVAPPIVVLFLLRWILFRVEFGAGLIKMRGDACWRKLTCLDYHHETQPMPGPLSWFFHHLPRPLHRAEVAANHFTQLVVPVLLFTPQPIATAAASLMIVTQLWLVLSGNFSWLNWITIVLAVSALELPGDPPARPAAPLWYEIVVLAVAALLAYLSYHPVTNMISRRQIMNRSFDPLHLVNTYGAFGSVSRFRYEVVVEGTADEVPREDSDWREYEFKGKPGDPRHWPRQFAPYHLRLDWLMWFAALSPSYAGSWFGTFVERLLENDRDTLKLLRRSPFPPDAPPRFIRARLFRYRYTSWRELRETGACWERTFVREYLPPTRLAGVAQRS encoded by the coding sequence GTGGACTGGTTCACCGCACCCGACTACTGGCTGAGCCGGCTGGTCTTCCAGCGGGCCCTGGCCGGCGTGTACCTCGTCGCGTTCCTGACAGCGGCCCTTCAATTCCGGGCGCTGCTCGGCGCGCGCGGCATGCTGCCCATCCCCCGCTATGTCCAGCGGGTTCCTTTCAAGGCGGCACCGAGCCTGTTCCATCTGCACTACTCGGACCGCTTCTTCGCGGTCTGCGCCTGGTCGGGCTGCGCGATCTCGGCGGCGCTGCTCGCCGGGCTCGACTCGCAACTGCCGTTGTGGGGCGGCATGGTGCTGTGGCTGGTGCCGTGGGTGCTGTATCTGTCGATCGTCAACGTCGGCCAGACCTGGTACAGCTTCGGCTGGGAGTCCCTGCTCCTCGAGGTCGGCTTCCTCGCCGTGTTCCTCGGCAACGACGAGGTGGCCCCGCCGATCGTCGTGCTGTTCCTGCTGCGCTGGATCCTGTTCCGGGTGGAGTTCGGGGCAGGGCTGATCAAGATGCGCGGCGACGCGTGCTGGCGGAAGCTGACCTGCCTGGACTACCACCACGAGACTCAGCCGATGCCGGGCCCGCTGAGCTGGTTCTTCCACCATCTCCCCCGACCGCTGCACCGGGCCGAGGTGGCGGCGAACCACTTCACCCAACTCGTCGTCCCGGTCCTGCTGTTCACCCCGCAGCCGATCGCCACGGCGGCCGCGTCCCTGATGATCGTCACCCAGCTGTGGCTGGTCCTGTCGGGCAACTTCTCCTGGCTGAACTGGATCACGATCGTGCTCGCGGTCTCGGCGCTGGAGCTCCCGGGCGACCCGCCCGCCCGGCCCGCCGCCCCGCTCTGGTACGAGATCGTGGTCCTGGCGGTCGCGGCGCTGCTCGCGTACCTCAGCTACCATCCGGTGACGAACATGATCTCCCGCCGCCAGATCATGAACCGTTCCTTCGACCCGCTCCATCTGGTCAACACCTACGGGGCGTTCGGCAGTGTCAGCCGGTTCCGGTACGAGGTGGTGGTCGAGGGCACGGCCGACGAGGTGCCGCGCGAGGACTCGGACTGGCGGGAGTACGAGTTCAAGGGCAAGCCCGGCGACCCCCGGCACTGGCCGCGTCAGTTCGCGCCGTACCACCTGCGCCTGGACTGGCTGATGTGGTTCGCCGCGCTGTCCCCGTCCTACGCCGGCTCCTGGTTCGGCACCTTCGTGGAACGGCTCCTGGAGAACGACCGCGACACCCTCAAGCTGCTGCGCCGTTCACCCTTCCCGCCCGACGCGCCGCCCCGGTTCATCCGCGCCCGTCTCTTCCGCTACCGGTACACGAGCTGGCGGGAGCTGCGGGAGACGGGGGCCTGCTGGGAGCGGACGTTCGTGCGGGAGTATCTGCCGCCGACGAGGCTGGCGGGGGTGGCTCAGAGGTCGTAG
- a CDS encoding DUF6777 domain-containing protein, which translates to MRPTTGTFVTACALATALIVVGCVGSGDESTQSSGELFLQPVAAQGPDPFTDSTQTSTATPAPVTRTQQPARSGVRSISGGTPGLYGGTAGSGSCDVNRQIGELTADRAKGRAFAQVEGVSEDSIPSYLRSLTSVVLRADTRVTNHGYRDGRTTTYQSVLQSGTAVLVDTRGVPRVRCACGNPLTPARATSGDAVTSGRPWSGYRHGQVVVVAPTPRVITHITIIDIVENTWIERRCGHDTRHDHVVPPPQPVAPTFTHPPSPSESDAGAPPSRSDASPHTDASAGESASPSDESSAPDSPATDCATPTATVTPGVPVTGTPAPEDPACPAATVTATPPAEAVPDEPTVGEPSGTGEVGPQTVPDAPDVPDGGGLIPDGPDEPTVTDSIFDSPAGVFGG; encoded by the coding sequence GTGCGTCCAACCACCGGAACCTTCGTCACGGCCTGCGCGCTCGCGACGGCGCTGATCGTCGTCGGCTGCGTCGGCTCCGGCGACGAGAGCACGCAGTCCAGCGGAGAACTCTTTCTCCAGCCTGTCGCGGCCCAGGGCCCCGACCCCTTCACGGACTCGACGCAGACCTCGACGGCCACACCCGCGCCCGTCACCCGGACGCAGCAACCGGCGCGGTCGGGCGTGCGGTCGATCTCCGGCGGGACGCCCGGCCTGTACGGCGGCACCGCCGGGTCCGGCAGCTGTGACGTGAACCGGCAGATCGGCGAGCTCACGGCGGATCGGGCCAAGGGGCGGGCCTTCGCACAGGTCGAGGGCGTCTCCGAGGACTCGATCCCGTCGTATCTGCGCTCGCTGACCTCGGTCGTGCTGCGCGCCGACACCCGCGTCACCAACCACGGCTACCGGGACGGGCGCACCACCACCTACCAGTCCGTCCTCCAGAGCGGCACCGCGGTCCTCGTCGACACCCGGGGCGTACCGCGGGTCCGCTGTGCCTGCGGCAACCCGCTCACGCCCGCGCGGGCGACGAGCGGCGACGCGGTCACCAGCGGGCGGCCGTGGTCCGGCTACCGGCACGGTCAGGTGGTCGTGGTGGCTCCGACGCCCCGGGTGATCACCCACATCACGATCATCGACATCGTCGAAAACACCTGGATCGAGCGGCGCTGCGGGCACGACACCCGGCACGACCACGTCGTACCGCCTCCGCAACCGGTGGCGCCGACGTTCACACATCCGCCGAGCCCCTCCGAGAGCGACGCCGGCGCGCCGCCGAGCCGGTCCGACGCGAGTCCGCATACAGACGCGAGCGCCGGTGAGAGCGCCTCCCCGAGCGACGAGAGCTCCGCGCCCGACAGTCCGGCGACCGACTGCGCCACCCCGACCGCCACCGTCACCCCGGGCGTCCCCGTGACGGGCACTCCCGCCCCCGAGGACCCCGCCTGCCCCGCCGCGACGGTCACGGCGACGCCTCCGGCCGAGGCGGTGCCCGACGAGCCCACGGTCGGGGAACCGTCGGGTACGGGGGAGGTCGGTCCGCAGACCGTCCCGGACGCCCCCGACGTCCCCGACGGCGGAGGCCTGATCCCCGACGGTCCCGACGAGCCGACGGTGACCGACAGCATCTTCGACAGTCCCGCCGGCGTATTCGGAGGCTGA
- a CDS encoding SpoIIE family protein phosphatase — MVDRGASALSLPDDWPAHPDPILALNRMGSFDWDLDTGLFHMDAQAHEVFDLRPDEYNGHPETLAIRVPSPEAYRLDALVAQAMKDGSENYGTYFRIRCRNGALRWTHTQGYIRRDETGRPRRIVGIVRDATQEVQDIEDRRRQASRDEARQEQTNVVQLTTAALAYARTIDDVIDVLKDTHGLTHLGATSLVMGLVEAGRIRLVAEGPAGSFVPGTDVTRIDEQYPMSEVVRTLTPRFIESPQEFAERYPLLWPHITDLNITSAAYLPLIAQARPIGAMGLLYSDRRGFSPEDRNVLVALGSSIAQSLQRAMFYEQEKDLASGLQQAMLPRTIPSVRGADVAVRYRSAAFGRDIGGDWYDLIPLPGGRVGAVIGDVQGHDTHAAAVMGQLRIVLRAYAAEGHTPATVMARASVFLHELDTDRFATCLYAEADLATGVVQVVRAGHIDPLVRRADGSCRRVPVEGGLPLGLSAEFGSLEYPVGTVELDPGNTLMLCTDGLVETPGADLDDGMQTLTALIASGPADVRDLADRLIDVAEERGGDDDVALLLLRRRGLDVPQSGGRLQQHVASGDPEALAEARHMIRAAVRGWGARDRADEIELVADELVTNALMHTEGSAIVTLRVLAGSDRRLRVEVEDSSSALPRRREAGESGVSGRGLLLVDLLTDVWGVEARGGGKCVWCEFVVRERS; from the coding sequence ATGGTTGATCGGGGTGCGAGCGCCCTGTCACTCCCGGACGACTGGCCCGCCCACCCGGACCCGATCCTGGCGCTCAACCGCATGGGCAGCTTCGACTGGGACCTGGACACCGGTCTGTTCCACATGGACGCCCAGGCCCACGAGGTCTTCGACCTGCGCCCCGACGAATACAACGGCCACCCCGAGACCCTCGCGATCCGGGTCCCCTCGCCGGAGGCCTACCGGCTCGACGCCCTGGTCGCGCAGGCGATGAAGGACGGCAGCGAGAACTACGGCACCTACTTCCGCATCCGCTGCCGCAACGGCGCGCTGCGCTGGACCCACACCCAGGGCTACATCCGGCGCGACGAGACGGGCCGCCCGCGCCGCATCGTCGGGATCGTCCGTGACGCCACCCAGGAAGTCCAGGACATCGAGGACCGCCGCAGACAGGCCAGCCGGGACGAGGCCCGGCAGGAGCAGACCAACGTCGTCCAGCTCACCACGGCGGCCCTCGCGTACGCCCGCACCATCGACGACGTCATCGACGTCCTCAAGGACACCCACGGCCTCACCCACCTCGGCGCCACCAGCCTGGTCATGGGTCTGGTCGAGGCGGGCCGCATCCGGCTGGTCGCGGAGGGCCCGGCGGGCAGCTTCGTCCCCGGCACCGATGTCACCCGCATCGACGAGCAGTACCCGATGAGCGAGGTCGTGCGCACCCTGACCCCGCGCTTCATCGAGTCGCCGCAGGAGTTCGCCGAGAGGTATCCGCTGCTGTGGCCGCACATCACGGACCTCAACATCACCTCGGCCGCCTACCTCCCGCTGATCGCCCAGGCCCGGCCCATCGGCGCCATGGGCCTGCTCTACAGCGACCGGCGCGGCTTCTCGCCCGAGGACCGCAACGTCCTCGTCGCACTGGGCTCCAGCATCGCGCAGAGCCTGCAACGGGCCATGTTCTACGAGCAGGAGAAGGACCTCGCCAGCGGGCTCCAGCAGGCCATGCTGCCGCGCACCATCCCCAGCGTGCGCGGCGCCGACGTCGCCGTCCGCTACCGCTCGGCCGCCTTCGGCCGGGACATCGGCGGCGACTGGTACGACCTCATCCCGTTGCCCGGCGGCCGGGTCGGCGCCGTCATCGGCGACGTCCAGGGCCACGACACCCACGCCGCCGCCGTCATGGGCCAGCTGCGGATCGTCCTGCGCGCCTACGCCGCCGAGGGGCACACGCCCGCCACCGTGATGGCCCGCGCCTCCGTCTTCCTGCACGAACTGGACACCGACCGCTTCGCGACCTGCCTGTACGCCGAGGCGGACCTCGCCACCGGAGTCGTCCAGGTCGTCCGGGCAGGCCATATCGACCCCCTTGTCCGGCGGGCCGACGGCAGCTGCCGCCGTGTCCCCGTCGAGGGCGGGCTGCCGCTCGGTCTGTCCGCCGAGTTCGGGAGTCTGGAGTACCCCGTCGGCACGGTCGAGCTCGACCCCGGCAACACGCTGATGCTGTGCACCGACGGCCTGGTCGAGACGCCCGGCGCCGATCTCGACGACGGCATGCAGACCCTCACCGCCCTCATCGCCTCCGGTCCCGCGGACGTCCGTGACCTCGCGGACCGGCTGATCGACGTGGCCGAGGAACGCGGCGGCGACGACGACGTGGCCCTGCTCCTGCTGCGCCGCCGGGGCCTGGACGTCCCGCAGTCCGGCGGCCGGCTCCAGCAGCACGTCGCCTCGGGCGATCCGGAGGCGCTGGCCGAGGCCCGGCACATGATCCGCGCGGCGGTCCGGGGCTGGGGCGCACGGGACCGGGCCGACGAGATCGAGCTGGTCGCCGACGAACTGGTCACCAACGCCCTCATGCACACCGAGGGCTCCGCCATCGTCACCCTGCGGGTCCTGGCCGGCTCCGACCGCCGGCTCCGCGTCGAGGTCGAGGACTCCTCCAGCGCCCTGCCGCGCCGCCGCGAGGCGGGGGAGTCGGGGGTCTCGGGGCGGGGCCTGCTCCTGGTCGACCTGCTCACCGACGTGTGGGGCGTGGAGGCGCGGGGCGGCGGCAAGTGCGTGTGGTGCGAGTTCGTGGTGCGGGAACGGAGCTGA
- a CDS encoding Fpg/Nei family DNA glycosylase: MPELPEVEALKDFLTENLVGHEIVRVLPVAISVLKTYDPPLSALEGHEVTAVHRHGKFLDLVTGGGPHFVTHLARAGWLHWKDRLPDGPPRPGKGPLALRVALETGAGFDLTEAGTQKRLAVYVVGDPQDVPGVARLGPDPLADGFDERRFADLLKDERRRLKGALRDQSLIAGVGNAYSDEILHAAKMSPFKLAASLTPEETGRLYEALRSTLTEAVERSRGVAAGRLKAEKKSGLRVHGRTGEPCPVCGDTVREVSFSDSSLQYCPTCQTGGKPLADRRMSRLLK, from the coding sequence ATGCCGGAACTCCCCGAGGTCGAAGCGCTCAAGGACTTCCTGACCGAGAACCTGGTCGGCCACGAGATCGTGCGGGTGCTGCCCGTGGCGATCAGCGTCCTGAAGACGTACGACCCTCCGCTCAGCGCCCTGGAGGGCCACGAGGTCACTGCGGTGCACCGGCACGGCAAGTTCCTGGACCTCGTCACGGGCGGCGGCCCGCACTTCGTGACCCACCTGGCCCGCGCCGGCTGGCTGCACTGGAAGGACCGGCTCCCCGACGGCCCGCCCCGCCCCGGCAAGGGACCCCTCGCCCTGCGGGTGGCCCTGGAGACGGGCGCCGGCTTCGACCTGACCGAGGCGGGCACGCAGAAGCGCCTCGCCGTGTACGTCGTCGGGGACCCCCAGGACGTTCCGGGCGTGGCCCGGCTGGGCCCCGACCCGCTCGCGGACGGCTTCGACGAGCGGCGGTTCGCGGACCTGCTGAAGGACGAACGCCGCCGGCTCAAGGGCGCCCTGCGCGACCAGAGCCTGATCGCCGGGGTCGGCAACGCCTACAGCGACGAGATCCTCCACGCGGCGAAGATGTCCCCCTTCAAACTGGCCGCCTCCCTCACCCCGGAGGAGACGGGACGTCTGTACGAGGCCCTGAGAAGCACCCTCACGGAGGCGGTCGAACGCTCCCGCGGTGTCGCGGCCGGGCGCCTGAAGGCCGAGAAGAAGAGCGGTCTGCGGGTCCACGGCCGCACCGGCGAGCCCTGTCCCGTGTGCGGCGACACCGTCCGCGAGGTGTCCTTCAGCGACTCCTCCCTCCAGTACTGCCCGACCTGCCAGACGGGCGGGAAGCCCCTGGCGGACCGCAGGATGTCGAGGCTGCTCAAGTAG
- a CDS encoding anti-sigma factor family protein: MRSQERHRDVAAYALGVLDEADAFRFEDHLMECPRCAAHVTEFGPITRQLMLYRRSTPQFVSPLAKPGPRMLDRLLSEVGARHRSGRRRFLFAVAATVAIAVAGPGIVVAAGGGDKAARRIEATDARSGVWAQVTAADETAGAQVELKVKDGAGPRTCLLVIVGHDGTEETVTTWSVPRHDARELIMNGASSYHPDQIARYEVRTMDGEHLVTLNSG; encoded by the coding sequence ATGAGGTCCCAGGAGAGGCATCGCGACGTCGCCGCGTACGCGCTCGGCGTGCTGGACGAGGCGGACGCCTTCCGCTTCGAGGATCACCTCATGGAGTGCCCTCGGTGCGCGGCGCACGTCACCGAATTCGGCCCCATAACCCGTCAGCTGATGCTGTACCGGCGCTCCACCCCCCAGTTCGTGAGTCCGCTGGCCAAGCCCGGCCCCCGGATGCTGGACCGGCTGCTCTCCGAGGTGGGGGCGCGCCATCGGTCCGGACGCAGGAGGTTCCTGTTCGCCGTGGCGGCGACCGTCGCCATCGCGGTGGCCGGACCCGGGATCGTGGTCGCCGCCGGCGGCGGGGACAAGGCCGCCCGGCGGATCGAGGCGACCGACGCACGGTCCGGCGTATGGGCCCAGGTCACGGCCGCGGACGAGACCGCGGGCGCCCAGGTGGAGCTGAAGGTGAAGGACGGGGCCGGCCCCCGCACCTGTCTCCTGGTGATCGTCGGCCACGACGGCACCGAGGAGACGGTCACCACCTGGAGCGTCCCGCGCCACGACGCCCGTGAGCTGATCATGAACGGCGCCTCGTCCTACCACCCCGACCAGATCGCCCGGTACGAGGTCCGCACCATGGACGGCGAGCACCTGGTGACACTCAACTCCGGCTGA
- a CDS encoding sigma-70 family RNA polymerase sigma factor, producing the protein MTAGTTLTNGTTAEHELAALQREHGRPLFALLLRLCDGDRQRAEDLVQETLVRAWQHPEALRADDFDSVRPWLLTVGRRLAIDARRARQARPPEVGDAILENARVCADHAERAAATLDVREAVKTLTPEHREVLVLVYFQGASVAEAAATLGIPPGTVKSRAYYALRALRRVLPGYAADLR; encoded by the coding sequence ATGACGGCCGGAACCACACTCACGAACGGGACGACCGCCGAGCACGAGCTCGCCGCACTGCAGCGGGAGCACGGCCGGCCTCTCTTCGCGCTGCTGCTCCGGCTGTGCGACGGAGACCGGCAGCGCGCCGAGGACCTCGTCCAGGAGACCCTCGTACGGGCCTGGCAGCACCCCGAGGCGCTGCGCGCCGACGACTTCGATTCCGTACGGCCCTGGCTGCTGACCGTGGGACGGCGGCTGGCGATCGACGCGCGGCGGGCCCGGCAGGCGCGTCCGCCGGAGGTCGGGGACGCGATCCTGGAGAACGCGCGGGTCTGCGCCGATCACGCCGAGCGGGCGGCGGCGACCCTCGATGTGCGCGAGGCTGTGAAGACACTCACTCCGGAGCACCGTGAAGTCCTGGTGCTGGTGTATTTCCAGGGGGCGAGTGTGGCGGAGGCCGCGGCAACGCTCGGGATTCCGCCCGGTACCGTGAAGTCCCGCGCGTACTACGCGCTGCGTGCCCTGCGCCGGGTCCTGCCCGGATATGCGGCCGACCTGCGCTGA
- a CDS encoding CapA family protein, with protein MIARRRQVALALTALLAAGAACQAQDHEPPERPGRPAPSADGSRGFTLVASGDVLPHSSIIDRARFDAGGTGYDFRPMLSGVEPVVSRADLALCHMETVYGADGDYTGYPAFKSPPEVAAGLAATGYDGCSTASNHSLDDGAQGIGRTLDALDRQGVRHAGSARTEAEARTVTVLRAGAAKVAHLAYTYDTNGYPLPPGQPWAVNLIDEAKILADARAARHAGADVVVVSVHWGTEWQDAPDDRQLTLARSLTAARTGGRPDIDLILGTHAHVPQAYEKVNGTWVVYGMGDQVAGEMFNHEGAQDPRGNQSTLGRFTFVAPVKPGGRWEVKKAEFIPQLFDVDAGRVLNLNEVIAAGAELTGVRDRIREVVLSRGAAKDGLTMGQ; from the coding sequence ATGATTGCACGCAGACGACAGGTGGCCCTGGCCCTCACGGCCCTCCTGGCCGCGGGCGCCGCCTGCCAGGCCCAGGACCACGAACCTCCCGAACGCCCGGGCCGTCCGGCCCCGTCCGCCGACGGGTCCCGCGGCTTCACGCTCGTCGCCTCCGGCGACGTCCTCCCGCACAGCTCCATCATCGACCGCGCCCGCTTCGACGCGGGCGGTACCGGCTACGACTTCCGCCCGATGCTGTCCGGGGTCGAACCTGTGGTCTCCCGCGCCGATCTGGCGCTGTGTCACATGGAGACCGTCTACGGCGCCGACGGCGACTACACCGGATACCCCGCCTTCAAATCCCCGCCCGAAGTCGCCGCGGGCCTCGCCGCCACCGGCTACGACGGCTGCTCCACCGCCTCCAACCACAGCCTCGACGACGGCGCCCAGGGCATCGGCCGCACCCTCGACGCCCTCGACCGCCAGGGCGTACGGCACGCCGGCAGCGCCCGCACCGAGGCCGAGGCACGGACCGTCACGGTCCTGCGCGCGGGCGCCGCGAAGGTCGCCCACCTCGCGTACACCTACGACACCAACGGCTACCCGCTGCCGCCGGGGCAGCCCTGGGCCGTCAACCTCATCGACGAGGCCAAGATCCTCGCCGACGCCCGCGCCGCCCGGCATGCCGGTGCCGACGTGGTCGTGGTGTCCGTGCACTGGGGCACCGAATGGCAGGACGCCCCCGACGACCGGCAGCTCACGCTGGCGCGCTCCCTCACCGCGGCCCGTACCGGCGGCCGTCCCGACATCGACCTGATCCTCGGCACCCATGCCCATGTCCCGCAGGCGTACGAGAAGGTGAACGGCACCTGGGTCGTCTACGGCATGGGTGACCAGGTCGCCGGCGAGATGTTCAACCACGAGGGCGCGCAGGATCCGCGCGGCAACCAGTCCACCCTCGGCCGCTTCACCTTCGTCGCGCCGGTGAAGCCGGGTGGCCGCTGGGAGGTGAAGAAGGCCGAGTTCATCCCGCAGCTGTTCGACGTCGACGCCGGCCGGGTGCTGAACCTCAACGAGGTGATCGCGGCGGGCGCCGAGCTGACCGGCGTGCGCGACCGCATCCGGGAGGTGGTGCTGAGCCGGGGCGCGGCGAAGGACGGGCTGACGATGGGGCAGTAG